A genomic region of Dictyoglomus sp. NZ13-RE01 contains the following coding sequences:
- a CDS encoding sodium-translocating pyrophosphatase, protein MQELLWIVPISGLVGLIFAYLIARGILKEEEGPDEIKRIMRAIQQGADAFLKREIRTVAIFVVAFAILMAIVLQPLLGLSFLIGATFSMTSGYIGMKIATRANGRTTWAAAKYGSGKALDLAFSGGAVMGMIEASLGIFGSSLIYLLLSNFMPDPRLKLEIISGYALGASFIALFARVGGGIYTKAADVGADLVGKVEAGIPEDDPRNPAVIADNVGDNVGDIAGMGADLYESYVGAIHAAAVLGFTFAEMKGLIFPFLLATIGLFSSIIGILYVKYTASKKNADVANALRNGTFITAILTAVGAFFLSQSLFGSLNTFWAAVIGVFAGIGIGLVSEYYTSKKPIEKIAYASTTGAATNIISGLSVGMESTFLSIIILAIGTVLSYLTTMQPGKPESGIWGVGIAGVGMLATLGISLSVDAYGPVADNASGIAEMAHQGEKVREITSSLDAYGNTTAAMGKGFAIGSAILTALALFSAFKTWAGIPSIDVSKAEVIAGGLIGAMLPFLFSALALSAVGEAASHMVEEVRRQFREIKGLLEGKAEADYATCVDIATKGALKAMILPSLIMILSPFIIAFLLGKEALGGMLVGATLSGGMLAIFMANAGGAWDNAKKLIEHGKYGGKGSDAHKAAVVGDTVGDPFKDTAGPSINILIKLMAVISLVFLPIFFH, encoded by the coding sequence ATGCAGGAACTTTTATGGATAGTACCTATATCCGGTTTAGTAGGTCTAATCTTCGCTTATCTTATAGCCCGAGGCATCCTCAAAGAAGAAGAAGGACCCGATGAAATCAAAAGGATAATGCGCGCTATTCAACAAGGAGCAGATGCTTTCCTAAAAAGAGAAATAAGGACAGTAGCAATTTTTGTGGTAGCATTTGCAATACTTATGGCAATTGTACTACAACCACTTCTTGGTTTATCCTTCCTTATTGGTGCTACTTTCTCAATGACCTCTGGTTATATTGGTATGAAGATAGCAACACGTGCTAATGGGAGGACTACTTGGGCTGCAGCAAAATATGGGTCTGGTAAAGCTCTTGATCTTGCTTTCTCTGGTGGAGCAGTAATGGGAATGATTGAAGCAAGTTTAGGTATTTTTGGATCCAGCTTAATTTACTTACTCCTTAGTAATTTTATGCCTGATCCTCGTTTAAAACTTGAAATAATAAGTGGATATGCCTTAGGAGCAAGTTTTATTGCATTATTTGCTCGTGTTGGTGGTGGAATCTATACTAAAGCAGCAGATGTAGGAGCGGACTTGGTTGGTAAGGTTGAAGCTGGAATTCCTGAGGATGATCCAAGAAATCCTGCTGTTATCGCAGATAATGTTGGAGATAATGTTGGAGATATTGCAGGAATGGGCGCAGATTTATATGAATCGTATGTTGGTGCAATTCATGCTGCTGCAGTACTTGGATTTACATTTGCAGAAATGAAAGGACTAATTTTCCCATTCTTACTTGCCACTATAGGACTTTTTTCCTCTATAATTGGTATTTTATACGTAAAATACACAGCTTCTAAGAAAAATGCTGATGTTGCAAATGCATTAAGAAATGGAACATTTATAACAGCTATTCTTACTGCAGTTGGAGCATTCTTCTTATCTCAATCACTCTTTGGAAGCCTAAATACTTTTTGGGCAGCAGTTATAGGAGTTTTTGCAGGAATTGGTATTGGGCTTGTAAGTGAATATTATACTTCTAAGAAGCCAATTGAAAAAATTGCCTATGCAAGTACTACAGGAGCAGCAACAAATATTATTTCTGGACTTTCTGTTGGAATGGAAAGTACTTTCTTATCTATAATCATATTAGCAATAGGTACAGTTCTTAGTTATTTAACTACTATGCAACCAGGAAAACCAGAAAGTGGTATTTGGGGAGTTGGTATAGCAGGTGTTGGTATGTTAGCAACTCTCGGAATTAGCTTATCTGTAGACGCATATGGACCAGTTGCTGATAATGCAAGCGGTATTGCAGAAATGGCACATCAAGGTGAAAAAGTAAGAGAAATTACAAGCTCTCTTGATGCTTATGGAAATACAACTGCTGCAATGGGTAAGGGATTTGCTATAGGTTCCGCTATACTTACTGCTCTTGCATTATTCTCAGCCTTTAAGACATGGGCAGGCATACCAAGTATAGATGTATCTAAAGCAGAAGTCATAGCTGGCGGTTTAATTGGAGCAATGTTACCTTTCCTTTTCTCTGCATTAGCATTAAGTGCTGTAGGAGAAGCTGCTTCTCATATGGTAGAAGAAGTTAGAAGACAATTTAGAGAAATAAAAGGGCTTCTTGAAGGAAAGGCTGAGGCAGATTATGCAACTTGTGTAGATATTGCTACAAAAGGCGCTCTAAAGGCTATGATACTTCCAAGCTTAATTATGATTCTATCACCATTTATAATAGCATTCCTCCTTGGAAAAGAGGCTCTTGGTGGCATGCTTGTAGGAGCAACCTTATCTGGTGGTATGCTTGCAATCTTCATGGCAAATGCTGGCGGTGCATGGGATAATGCGAAAAAATTAATTGAACATGGTAAATATGGTGGAAAAGGTTCCGATGCTCATAAAGCAGCTGTTGTAGGAGATACTGTAGGAGATCCTTTCAAAGATACTGCTGGTCCCTCTATAAACATACTGATTAAGTTGATGGCTGTAATATCCTTAGTATTCCTTCCAATCTTTTTCCACTAA
- a CDS encoding 1,4-beta-xylanase, protein MRYIKLFPLALLILTFLLFSITLGDTKTAVAKYGTPKIDAEMDDVWKNTEEYITDSYVAGTKGKVAYAKFRVLWDEESIYVWAEVHDNYLSKGNPNAWEQDSVEIFIDEDNSKKTSYDDNDAQYRVSFDNRQSYGSGASAKYFVTATKKTDFGYIVEAQVKMKSRKLSEGTIIGFDIQVNDANEWDSRVGIIAWNETENINWQNPSSFGNLKLVK, encoded by the coding sequence ATGAGGTATATTAAATTATTCCCGCTTGCTCTCCTTATTTTAACGTTTTTATTGTTCTCCATAACCCTTGGCGATACTAAAACTGCAGTAGCAAAATACGGCACCCCTAAAATTGATGCTGAAATGGACGATGTATGGAAAAATACCGAAGAGTACATAACGGATAGTTATGTTGCTGGAACAAAAGGGAAGGTAGCTTATGCAAAATTTAGAGTACTTTGGGATGAGGAAAGTATCTACGTTTGGGCAGAGGTTCATGATAACTATTTGAGTAAAGGTAATCCTAATGCATGGGAACAGGATTCTGTTGAGATATTTATTGATGAGGATAATTCAAAGAAAACCTCTTATGATGATAATGATGCCCAATATAGAGTGAGCTTTGACAATAGACAAAGCTATGGTAGTGGTGCTTCTGCAAAATATTTTGTTACTGCTACAAAGAAAACTGATTTTGGCTATATCGTAGAAGCACAAGTAAAGATGAAATCAAGAAAATTAAGTGAGGGAACTATTATTGGATTTGATATTCAAGTTAATGACGCCAATGAATGGGATAGCAGAGTAGGAATTATTGCTTGGAATGAAACAGAAAATATTAATTGGCAAAATCCATCAAGCTTTGGCAATTTAAAATTAGTTAAGTAA
- a CDS encoding ABC transporter ATP-binding protein has product MLKTYLQEIRERALKAKDKPAIYGPDIDIEKYHKESIENPVNDLSELPQEILENIEYSGISHREERAGTFFQVNHSVIYEKINNIYQGKLEVSSIQEALQKYDWLENYYGKLVAPDTDKYTAWAELKPTGGYFIHVYPNQKIEIPVQACLYIKEGDISQNVHNIIIVEEGAEVFVTTGCLTHLKNEPGLHIGISEFFVKKGAKLYFTMIHNWSEEFHVRPRTVVKVEEGGTFINNYVSLKPLKSIQSYPTVYVEKNGIARLYSIIYGRKNSYIDLGGRVVLEGEGAKGEVVSRIIGDDSSVIYSRGEVIGRKEKTKGHLDCRGMLITKSARIIAIPILTAEHPDSELSHEAAVGPIAEEEIEYLTTRGFDRDEAISTITRGFLNLDIPGLPKVAKDQINYALMQLETAKL; this is encoded by the coding sequence ATGTTGAAAACATATCTTCAGGAAATTAGAGAAAGAGCTTTAAAAGCTAAAGATAAACCAGCCATATATGGACCGGATATTGATATTGAAAAATATCATAAAGAATCAATAGAAAATCCCGTTAATGATTTATCTGAACTTCCCCAAGAAATTCTTGAAAATATAGAATATTCAGGAATATCTCATAGGGAGGAAAGAGCAGGTACTTTCTTTCAAGTTAATCACAGTGTCATATATGAAAAAATTAACAATATTTACCAAGGGAAATTAGAAGTAAGCTCAATTCAAGAGGCATTGCAAAAATATGATTGGTTAGAAAATTATTATGGAAAGCTTGTTGCTCCTGATACAGATAAATATACAGCCTGGGCAGAATTAAAACCTACTGGAGGATACTTTATTCATGTATATCCGAATCAAAAGATAGAAATACCAGTACAAGCATGTCTATATATTAAAGAAGGAGATATAAGTCAAAATGTTCATAATATTATTATTGTTGAGGAAGGAGCAGAAGTATTTGTTACAACAGGTTGTTTAACCCATTTAAAGAATGAGCCTGGTTTACATATTGGCATCTCAGAATTCTTTGTTAAAAAAGGCGCAAAATTATACTTTACTATGATTCATAATTGGTCTGAAGAATTCCATGTAAGACCAAGAACCGTTGTCAAAGTAGAAGAAGGTGGTACCTTCATAAACAATTATGTTTCACTAAAGCCATTAAAATCCATACAAAGTTATCCTACAGTCTATGTAGAAAAAAATGGAATAGCAAGATTATATAGCATAATTTATGGAAGAAAAAATTCCTATATTGACCTTGGAGGAAGAGTAGTATTAGAAGGTGAGGGTGCAAAAGGAGAAGTTGTCTCAAGAATAATAGGCGATGATTCATCAGTCATTTACAGTAGGGGAGAAGTGATTGGTAGAAAAGAAAAAACAAAAGGACACTTAGATTGTAGAGGAATGTTAATTACAAAAAGTGCAAGAATTATTGCAATTCCCATTTTAACAGCTGAACATCCTGATAGTGAACTTTCCCATGAAGCTGCAGTCGGTCCAATAGCAGAAGAAGAAATTGAATACTTAACCACAAGAGGATTTGATAGAGACGAGGCTATATCAACTATAACAAGGGGATTTTTAAATCTTGATATACCAGGACTTCCCAAGGTAGCAAAAGATCAGATTAATTATGCTTTAATGCAGTTAGAAACAGCCAAGTTATAA
- the sufC gene encoding Fe-S cluster assembly ATPase SufC, producing the protein MKNFMIMTKNLTVKIGDKAILENLNFSVTPGVHILLGPNGTGKSTLLSAIMGLSKYKTEGKIFFNGEDITDLTPEQRFKKGLFLAYQLPPVVRGVKLKDILKKILNIDPKKPLPEIVYKYLRDLELDESFLEREVNKGFSGGERKKSEILQVLLAKPKLAMLDEPDSGVDIDALKLIGNALRKIATESNLLIVSHNLKVLDYVQPTSVLVLIDGKYIYKDGSEIINLIEERGYDFIRRRVYVENISSGN; encoded by the coding sequence ATGAAAAATTTCATGATTATGACAAAAAACTTGACCGTAAAGATTGGGGATAAAGCTATATTAGAGAACCTGAATTTTTCTGTTACTCCAGGAGTTCATATACTTTTGGGACCAAATGGTACAGGAAAGTCCACTTTACTTTCCGCTATTATGGGACTTAGCAAATATAAAACCGAAGGAAAAATATTTTTTAATGGCGAAGATATTACAGATTTAACTCCCGAACAGAGATTTAAAAAGGGTCTTTTCTTAGCTTACCAATTACCACCAGTAGTAAGAGGAGTAAAATTAAAGGATATATTAAAGAAAATATTGAATATAGACCCTAAAAAACCACTACCAGAAATAGTTTATAAATATTTAAGGGATTTAGAACTTGATGAATCCTTTTTAGAGAGAGAAGTAAATAAAGGATTTTCAGGTGGAGAAAGAAAAAAAAGTGAAATATTACAAGTTCTATTAGCAAAGCCAAAACTTGCAATGTTAGACGAACCAGATTCGGGAGTTGATATAGATGCATTAAAGTTAATAGGAAATGCTTTGAGGAAAATAGCCACAGAGAGTAATTTGTTGATTGTTTCGCATAATCTAAAGGTACTTGATTATGTTCAACCAACCTCTGTTTTGGTTCTAATTGATGGCAAATACATTTACAAAGATGGTTCAGAAATAATTAATCTCATTGAAGAAAGAGGCTATGACTTTATAAGGAGGCGAGTATATGTTGAAAACATATCTTCAGGAAATTAG
- a CDS encoding Rrf2 family transcriptional regulator, protein MIKVSSKLDCGLRALTLLARSYNKEVLSLNKISKLEDIPRDFLAQIMLELKRKNIVESYKGVLGGYVLKRSPSEITLKEIFEALEGPIQIIDCIHTYDSSCTLKNSCLNKKIWVYIEEKLINILEDLTLEDIILGIERKEEFLSL, encoded by the coding sequence ATGATAAAGGTCTCTTCAAAATTAGATTGTGGCTTGAGAGCCTTAACTCTCTTGGCAAGATCTTATAACAAAGAAGTTCTATCCCTGAATAAGATTTCTAAATTAGAAGACATACCAAGGGACTTTTTGGCTCAGATCATGCTGGAGCTAAAAAGAAAAAATATAGTAGAAAGCTATAAGGGAGTATTAGGAGGTTATGTATTAAAAAGATCACCATCAGAAATTACTCTGAAAGAGATATTTGAGGCACTGGAGGGTCCTATACAAATTATAGATTGCATCCATACTTATGATTCTTCATGTACCTTAAAGAATAGCTGTTTAAATAAAAAAATATGGGTTTACATAGAAGAAAAATTAATAAATATTCTGGAAGATCTAACCTTAGAGGATATAATCCTTGGTATTGAAAGAAAGGAGGAATTTTTATCATTATGA
- the dnaN gene encoding DNA polymerase III subunit beta, with protein sequence MKFITQQKDLKEALQIVKNATASKTTMPILTYIYLKGENDTLYLQATNLEIGISMSMPVILEEPGEVCLPGDLFVDLINKLPSVTLEININERNRAIIHAGYSTVEVQGESAEEFPKLDLGNIEPQSYMDKDEFVKAVKQTIFAAAEDEIKQILTGVLIEGKDNYINFVAVDGHRLALKRLEGDLAISNVVIPAKSLKELQRILSKAETDRVGMSKIDNQMLFTCDSIFFTTRLLEGQFPAYDKIIPSDFVIGFRCNREDLLDVLERMEVLAEADQTNTVRISINSQEVVLSSLTSERGAGKETLPAEVFGSEQSLDIGFNVDYLIEPLENLDSDEVELNFTSDLGPAVIKIPNDDSYIYVLMPVRL encoded by the coding sequence ATGAAGTTTATTACTCAGCAAAAAGATTTAAAAGAAGCTTTACAAATAGTAAAAAATGCTACTGCTTCTAAAACTACTATGCCAATTCTCACATATATATATTTGAAAGGTGAGAACGATACATTATATCTTCAGGCTACAAATCTTGAAATAGGAATTTCAATGAGTATGCCAGTTATATTAGAAGAGCCAGGAGAGGTTTGTCTTCCTGGAGATTTATTCGTAGACTTAATAAATAAGCTTCCTTCAGTAACCTTAGAAATAAATATAAATGAGAGAAATAGAGCCATTATTCATGCGGGTTATTCAACAGTTGAAGTTCAAGGAGAAAGCGCTGAAGAATTTCCTAAGTTAGATCTTGGAAATATTGAACCACAAAGTTATATGGACAAAGATGAATTTGTAAAAGCGGTCAAGCAAACTATTTTTGCAGCTGCAGAGGATGAAATCAAACAAATTCTTACAGGAGTTTTAATTGAAGGAAAAGATAATTACATAAATTTTGTTGCTGTGGATGGTCATAGATTAGCACTAAAAAGGTTGGAAGGGGATCTTGCCATATCTAATGTGGTTATTCCAGCTAAAAGTTTAAAGGAGTTACAAAGAATTCTTTCTAAGGCGGAAACTGATAGAGTTGGTATGAGTAAGATTGACAATCAAATGTTATTTACATGTGATTCTATATTTTTTACTACCAGGCTACTTGAAGGGCAATTTCCAGCATACGATAAGATTATTCCATCAGATTTTGTGATAGGTTTTCGTTGTAATAGGGAAGATCTTTTAGATGTTTTGGAGAGAATGGAAGTATTAGCGGAGGCTGATCAGACAAATACTGTAAGAATCTCTATTAATTCGCAAGAAGTTGTTCTTTCTTCATTAACATCAGAAAGAGGTGCTGGTAAAGAAACCTTACCTGCTGAAGTTTTTGGTTCTGAGCAAAGTTTAGATATTGGTTTCAATGTAGATTATCTAATTGAGCCCTTAGAAAATTTGGATTCTGATGAGGTTGAGCTTAATTTTACATCTGATCTTGGACCAGCAGTTATTAAGATTCCAAACGATGATAGCTATATTTATGTTTTAATGCCAGTGAGATTATGA
- a CDS encoding RNA-binding protein, protein MKEVIDIEIYTPTITLNQFLKWARIVETGGQAKNLIQSGMVKVNGDVEVRRHRSLKDGDLVEVEGKIYKVVSKK, encoded by the coding sequence ATGAAAGAAGTTATAGATATAGAGATATATACTCCTACTATAACCTTAAATCAATTTTTAAAATGGGCTCGTATTGTAGAAACGGGTGGGCAGGCGAAAAATCTTATTCAGTCTGGAATGGTAAAGGTTAATGGTGATGTTGAAGTGAGAAGACATAGAAGTTTAAAAGATGGTGATTTAGTTGAGGTTGAGGGGAAAATTTACAAGGTGGTGAGTAAAAAATAA